The DNA segment AATTCATTATCTTATACAAATAATTTTTTTCAAAATAATTGTAAATTATATTGTTTTAGGGAGGAAAAAGTAACTTTCCAATTTTTGTTCAGTCCATATTTACTGGCAGTAATGCACTTCGCGCAAAATTATATTGCCAGAAAACATCGCTTATACCAAAACGTTATGCAAAGCCGAAAAAATTCTTAGAAAATAAATGTGCCTTCAACTAAAATAAAAAAGTTATTTGAGCAAATTAAGCCATTATACGCGAGGCGCAGCAAAGAAATTTTATTTCATGGCTGGCACCATATTCTTTTTGTTAGAAACAAAGCCTTGTTTTTTTCTAAGTCAGTTAATGCCAATAAATTAATTGTAGAAGCGGCTGCTTTAACACATGATATTAATTATATTGTTAAACCCAATTCAGAGCCAGAAATAGGCAAAAAGCTTCGCCAAAAATTATTAAGTAAGGCAGGTTTTACTTTTGAAGAGAAAAATATGATTGAAAAGGTTATTCTGGAAGCTCATACCAGAACACGCATTAGAAAGATTTCCCCTGAAGGCATGGCTTTAAGCGATGCTGATACATTGTTTAAAGCTCTACCTATTACGCCAATAGTTTTAGCTCAAAAGTATCTGCTCCAAAATAAAGTGGACTTATTAAAACTTGCCCGCAAAATAACTGCCGAACAAAATCCACTAATGAAAAAAAACATTTATTTTTATACTGCTTACGCTAAGAAAGAATATTTGCATTGGGCTAAAGTGAATTTGATGTTATGGAATAATGTTGTTGAGGCGTTAAAAGACAAAGATGTAAGGAATATTTTACAAATTGTTAATCAATTAAAAATTAATAAGTAAAGTATTACATATTTACGCTGCTTGGGCTTTAAGAAGAAGCATGTTAAAAGGCTTCTTTTTTTATTAGAAATTAGGTAATCTCTTTTTGAGCATTTTGGATTAGAAAAGAAAAAAGTCTCCTAGATTATAAAATCTAAGAGACCTTGTATGTGTTTGGGGTGACATCATCAATTTTCTCGGCCAGCCAATTCCAGAGCTGTTTTGATCATTAGATCAAGATTTGTATCAGGATTTACTCCGGCGGCAGCAACTTCAGTGCGTTGGGCGAAAAGAGGCAGACGGTTGAATCTTTTTGGTATCTCTTGACCAGTCAACTTGTTGTAGGCAACTTTGCCAAGCCTCTTTGTTTTCCAGCCAACATTTTTAAACGTTGAAGGAAAAATGTGATCCAGATATACTTCACCCTCTTGAAGTTCAGGATGCTGGAAACCAATACTTACCATCGATACCCCCTCCTTAAGCAGGTTTCTTTTGGAGTACCATCACCCAATTAGTTGGGCGAATTCCCAGAAGATTTGGGATGTTCCCGAAGCTTTCAAAATTCAGGCGAGCCGTTTTAATCTCCAGGGTTGGATCATTTTTATACTTTAAAGTGGCCGCTTCTTCGTCTGTTTCTTCGACAATAACAACAAGAGTTCTTGACATTTTTACCTCCTAGGTATATTTGTTTTTTCTGAAGAAATAGCACCTTTTATAAAAAGGTACGCCCAAATAAGAATTATGTCAATAGGGCAGTAAAAATTAAGCTGGCAGAAAAAACAGAGAAAAGAGCGGTTTTTGTTTCAGTAAAAGTGTGTTAAAATTAAGACAAGATGGAATGCCAGAAACCTAAAAATTTAAAACAATGTAATTGCTCTTATGCGTGTCCTAGAGAAGGGTTGTGTTGTGAGTGCTTAAGATATCACCGCAAAAGGAGGGAGCTACCCGCCTGTTATTTCACTCCAGAACAAGAAAAAACATATGATCGTTCAATCGCATATTATTTAAAAAATCATAAAAATTAGCATTGCCCGCTAAAGCGGGGTATAAATAAATATACTATGACAAAACTAATTTTTGACATTGAGACAATTGGCGAAGATTTTGATTTAATGGATGAAACAACCCAAAAGGCTTTAACCCGCTGGTTAAAAAGAGAGGCTTATTCAGATGAGGCTTACAAGACTGCCTTGGCTAATATAAAAAATGAACTGGGGTTTTCACCCTTGACTGGACAGATTGCAGCCATCGGGGTTTTAGAAGTTGAAACGAATAAAGGCGTTGTTTATTTCCAGGCGCCTGGGCAAGATATTAAAGAGAAAGAAGAAGGCGGGATTAAATTCAAGATGGCCAGTGAAAAAGAAATGTTAGAAAAATTTTGGCAAGGCGCGATTAATTACACTGAATTTGTAAGCTTTAACGGCCGTGGTTTTGATGTGCCATATTTAATGCTTCGTTCCGCAGTCCATGAGGTTAAGCCAACTAAAGATTTAATGTCCAATCGCTATTTAAACAGTCAGAAATTTAATGCCATGCACATTGACCTGATGGATCAATTATCGTTTTATGGCGCCATGCAAAGGAAAGGCAGTTTGCATCTATATTGCCGTGCTTTTGGCATTAAAAGCCCAAAGGCTGAAGGAATTAGCGGTGATGATGTGGCTGCTTTATATAAAGCCAAGGAGTATGAAAAAATTGCTAAATATAATTCCTGGGATTTACGCGCAACACGTGAAGTTTTCCTTCGCTGGAACCAATTTATTAACATAAAGTGAAAATTTTTAATTTATAATTATAAATTTTTAATCAATGACTAAATTTAAAAATTTTAAATAGTTGGATTTTAAGCATTTAAGAATTTAAAATTGATTTAGCCCTAAAAATTTAGAATCTAGCCTTAAAATATGTTGTGGCTTTACATTACAATTGCAGCTTATTTGCTTTTTGCCCTGGCTAATATCGGAGATAAATTAGTTGTCAGCAAATTTAAAACAGCGCCAATTGCTTATGCTTTTTATGTCGGAATTTTGGGCGTCGTTGCTGTTATATTATTACCCTTTGGAGTAAAATGGATTAATTTTAATTTGCTGGTGATTTCTTTTTTCGCAGGCGTAGCCTTTATTATGGCTGCTTTTTTTATGTATAAGGCCTTGGCCCAGGGCGAAGCCAGCAGAGCCATTACTTTACTGGGCAGTTCCAGCCCTATTTTTACTTTTTTGCTCTCAGCTGGAATTTTGCAGGAAAAATTGAATGATGAAGAATTAATATCATTTGGCATTTTAGTTTTGGCAATTATTTTGCTTTCCCAGCATAAGCCAGATGGCAAAAAAACCAAGATTCACTGGGAATTAATTATCTGGGCTTTATTAGCAGGATTGTTTTTTTCCATTAATTATGTTTTGACCAAATTCTTATTTTACCAAGAAACTTTCGTGACTGTTTTTTTCTGGACCAGAATTGGCGGGGTTTTAACGGCTCTCTTTATTTTCGGCTTAGCTAAAACCAGGAAAATAATTAAAAAAGATTGGCAGAGGCCAAAAAAGCAAAAAGGACTTTTAGTTTTTGGCATTCAGCTGGTCGGTGGCTTGGGCGTAATTTTTCAAAGCTATGCCTTGAATTTAGCCAGCGCAACGTTGGTTAATGCCTTGCAGGCTATTCAGTATGCCTTGGTTTTTATCATGGCAATTTTTTTAGGCAAAAAAATTCCCGAGCTAAAAGAAAATTTAGCCAAGCGGGAAATTATTATAAAAATTATCGCGATTATATTGGTGGCTATCGGCTTATATATATTAACCTCACAATAATATATGAAATCTAAAAAGCCAATTTTATTTATGATTATTTTTATTTTCGCCATTCTGATTGTAGGGCTTATCTTTTGGGCCAAAGAAAGCTATAACCCCAATAAAAAAATTATTTATGGCGTAACTTTTACCAAAAGCTTTGCCAAATATCTGGATTTGGATTGGCGTGAGGTGTATAAAGAGACCTTAGATGACTTGCAGGTCAGATATTTGAGGATCCCTGTTTTTTGGGATGAAATTGAGCCTGAAAGAAATCTTTATAATTTTACTGATATTGATTGGCAGGTTGCTGAAGCTGAAAAACGCGATGCTCATTTAATTTTAGTTTTAGGCCGCAGGCAGCCACGCTGGCCAGAATGCCATGATCCAGCCTGGGTGGAAGGGCTGCCTTACGCTGAAGTCAGGGCAAAGATTTTAAATAATATTAAATTAGTGGTAACCCGCTATAAAAACAGCCATGCTGTAGAAATTTGGCAGGTTGAGAATGAACCTTTTTTAGATTTTTTTGGCCAATGTTCAAAGATGTCCAAAAAGGAACTGCAAGAAGAAATTGATTTAGTAAAATCTTTAGATAAACGCAAGGTTTTAATTACTGATTCAGGAGAGCTCAGCACTTGGTATCCCAGCATAAAAATGGGTGATATGTTCGGCACTAGTATATATCGAGTAACCTATAATAAATACATTGGCTATTGGCGTTATTGGTTTGTGCCAGCATCTTTTTATCGCTTGAAGGCTTTAATTTACTCCAAACCTTTAGATGCGGTAATTATTTCTGAATTACAAGCTGAACCATGGTTTTCTTCTGGACCCAAAGGAAGTCCATTGTCTGAGCAATATAAAACCATGAACGCAGACCAATTAATAAAAAACGCGGATTATGCCAATCAGACAAATTTTTACCGCGCATACTTTTGGGGAGTGGAGTGGTGGTATTGGTTGAAAACAGTTGAAAAAGACAATTCTGTTTGGGAAGCGGCAAGCAAATATTTTAAAAGTTAACCATGAAAAAATCTTTAAAAATCGGATTTTT comes from the Patescibacteria group bacterium genome and includes:
- a CDS encoding HD domain-containing protein, giving the protein MPSTKIKKLFEQIKPLYARRSKEILFHGWHHILFVRNKALFFSKSVNANKLIVEAAALTHDINYIVKPNSEPEIGKKLRQKLLSKAGFTFEEKNMIEKVILEAHTRTRIRKISPEGMALSDADTLFKALPITPIVLAQKYLLQNKVDLLKLARKITAEQNPLMKKNIYFYTAYAKKEYLHWAKVNLMLWNNVVEALKDKDVRNILQIVNQLKINK
- a CDS encoding ribonuclease H-like domain-containing protein; this encodes MTKLIFDIETIGEDFDLMDETTQKALTRWLKREAYSDEAYKTALANIKNELGFSPLTGQIAAIGVLEVETNKGVVYFQAPGQDIKEKEEGGIKFKMASEKEMLEKFWQGAINYTEFVSFNGRGFDVPYLMLRSAVHEVKPTKDLMSNRYLNSQKFNAMHIDLMDQLSFYGAMQRKGSLHLYCRAFGIKSPKAEGISGDDVAALYKAKEYEKIAKYNSWDLRATREVFLRWNQFINIK
- a CDS encoding EamA family transporter is translated as MLWLYITIAAYLLFALANIGDKLVVSKFKTAPIAYAFYVGILGVVAVILLPFGVKWINFNLLVISFFAGVAFIMAAFFMYKALAQGEASRAITLLGSSSPIFTFLLSAGILQEKLNDEELISFGILVLAIILLSQHKPDGKKTKIHWELIIWALLAGLFFSINYVLTKFLFYQETFVTVFFWTRIGGVLTALFIFGLAKTRKIIKKDWQRPKKQKGLLVFGIQLVGGLGVIFQSYALNLASATLVNALQAIQYALVFIMAIFLGKKIPELKENLAKREIIIKIIAIILVAIGLYILTSQ